One window from the genome of Thermococcus siculi encodes:
- a CDS encoding WD40 repeat domain-containing protein, translating into MRYGKFLLIILPVLLLYSSLASAEPTWNWHYHDDCIVFSVTFNNNGDLGLGFGYYAIILSKSGERLLRAPVRGFAYSSALSDNDTLVVGTDGNWIQFFEPGKGLTSEYKTGDVVWTVDISPDGRYAVAGSGDGSVYFFENQKLKWKYDTGAFVWTVDLFGDKVVAGNDNGDLIVLSLDGKGLLSRHFDGQIRKVYGSDGMIVALVLAEDESWSDVVALDWDGNELWRKHFDGKVMKIGFDGENTAVAGALDRVVLLDEDGNEVYSVPFFLEAFDVDTAQGYTLVAGGDDALFIGPDGSVLWDYYPNETVERVAISKDARYLAVTHRVHGKDICEGTVDFAVLKGSAPVETTTEEARKTSLGNPLIAGGILLAAVLLALFAWREMRE; encoded by the coding sequence ATGAGGTACGGAAAGTTCCTCCTAATCATCCTCCCAGTGCTGCTCCTCTACTCCTCCCTCGCATCGGCCGAACCCACGTGGAACTGGCACTACCACGACGACTGCATCGTCTTTTCAGTAACCTTTAACAACAACGGCGATCTGGGGCTGGGCTTTGGCTACTACGCGATAATCCTGAGTAAAAGTGGCGAGAGGCTTTTACGCGCCCCGGTCAGAGGCTTCGCGTACTCCTCGGCCCTAAGCGACAATGATACGCTCGTCGTGGGGACGGACGGAAACTGGATTCAGTTCTTCGAGCCAGGAAAGGGCTTGACGAGCGAGTACAAGACGGGCGACGTTGTATGGACGGTGGACATTTCACCCGATGGTAGGTATGCAGTGGCCGGAAGCGGCGACGGGAGCGTCTACTTCTTCGAGAACCAGAAGCTGAAGTGGAAGTACGACACCGGGGCCTTCGTCTGGACTGTGGACCTCTTCGGGGATAAGGTCGTAGCCGGCAACGACAACGGTGACCTCATCGTGCTCTCCCTCGACGGCAAAGGACTGCTCTCAAGGCACTTCGACGGCCAGATCAGGAAAGTTTACGGTTCTGATGGGATGATAGTCGCCCTCGTTCTGGCCGAAGATGAATCCTGGAGCGATGTGGTTGCCCTCGACTGGGATGGAAACGAGCTGTGGAGGAAGCACTTCGACGGTAAGGTGATGAAGATAGGCTTCGACGGAGAAAACACCGCAGTTGCAGGGGCTCTGGACAGGGTGGTACTTCTAGATGAGGATGGAAACGAGGTTTACTCGGTGCCGTTCTTCCTTGAGGCCTTTGACGTTGACACGGCTCAGGGCTACACCCTCGTCGCCGGCGGGGACGACGCTCTCTTCATAGGTCCCGATGGAAGCGTCCTCTGGGACTACTATCCAAACGAGACGGTTGAGAGGGTCGCCATTTCAAAGGACGCCCGCTATCTGGCGGTTACCCACAGGGTTCACGGAAAGGACATCTGCGAGGGAACCGTTGACTTCGCCGTTCTCAAAGGCTCAGCCCCCGTTGAAACGACTACTGAAGAAGCCAGAAAAACGTCCCTCGGCAACCCCCTCATAGCAGGAGGTATACTGCTTGCCGCCGTCCTGCTGGCCCTCTTCGCCTGGAGGGAGATGAGAGAGTGA
- a CDS encoding ABC transporter ATP-binding protein, protein MKPVIEAKNLTKRYGDFTAVEGISFEVKKGEIFGFLGPNGAGKTTTVRMLSTLTSITEGEAYVNGYDVRREKKAVKKTIGVVQDVSNLYDELTVEENLRFLAKLYDAPVENVSKLIKDFNLPAKKKFGKLSSGYKRRTAIVAALIHEPPLLFLDEPTVALDVQSAKLVRSMIQLLNKEGKTIFLTTHNMAEAETLPHRIAIINRGKIVAIGKRNELRKLVGKGVKVRFRVEPLSNRLLRFLEPYSPKPDGDTLVVVVEDPDAFLDEFWRLKGELGFKVLHLSTELPSIEEVFLQLTESNEDRERPCACGGCPL, encoded by the coding sequence GTGAAGCCGGTAATAGAGGCCAAAAACCTCACGAAGCGCTACGGCGATTTCACCGCGGTAGAGGGCATCAGCTTCGAGGTTAAGAAGGGGGAGATATTCGGCTTCCTGGGGCCGAACGGGGCAGGGAAGACCACCACCGTCAGGATGCTCTCCACACTGACCTCGATAACGGAGGGAGAGGCCTACGTCAACGGCTACGACGTGAGAAGGGAGAAGAAGGCGGTCAAGAAAACCATAGGGGTAGTCCAGGATGTTTCTAACCTCTACGACGAGTTAACCGTGGAGGAGAACCTCCGGTTTCTGGCCAAGCTCTACGACGCCCCCGTGGAGAACGTTTCAAAGCTCATAAAGGACTTCAACCTGCCGGCGAAGAAAAAGTTCGGGAAGCTCAGCTCCGGCTACAAGAGGAGAACCGCTATCGTTGCAGCCTTAATCCACGAGCCTCCTCTGCTCTTCCTCGACGAACCCACCGTGGCTCTGGACGTCCAGTCGGCGAAGCTCGTCAGGAGCATGATACAGCTCCTCAACAAGGAGGGCAAGACGATATTCCTAACCACCCACAACATGGCCGAAGCTGAGACGCTCCCCCACAGGATAGCCATCATAAACCGTGGGAAGATAGTGGCGATCGGGAAGAGGAACGAGCTGAGGAAGCTCGTTGGAAAGGGCGTCAAGGTGAGGTTTAGGGTGGAGCCTCTGAGCAACAGGCTCCTGCGCTTCCTTGAGCCGTACTCACCGAAGCCGGACGGGGATACCCTTGTGGTTGTGGTGGAAGATCCAGATGCTTTCCTCGACGAGTTCTGGAGGCTGAAGGGGGAGCTGGGCTTTAAAGTCCTGCACCTCTCGACGGAGCTTCCCAGCATAGAGGAGGTCTTCCTCCAGCTGACGGAGAGCAACGAGGACAGAGAGAGGCCCTGCGCCTGCGGGGGGTGCCCGCTGTGA
- a CDS encoding ABC transporter permease, which produces MKVVPIVIKELKEYMLKPGSISWGLVFPLVFSLAFIVRFGDIDHLAPGLVSISALFATTSFVASSLIFERRLKTFERLLLAPISYGEIILAKVLVGTLFGLMVSAITLALVKYFMVYPVWSWGITFLGILLANFTFSAMGVYISLAVKNPINVMTWLNVIRLPMMFTSGAIASLTLFPTWFIAIGVITPMTYSVEALRYSLLGYYDIVPPLYSLPLLVIMALVFMLLSVRSLRGMY; this is translated from the coding sequence GTGAAGGTCGTCCCGATAGTCATTAAGGAGCTAAAGGAGTACATGCTCAAACCGGGTTCAATAAGCTGGGGTCTGGTCTTCCCCCTGGTGTTCAGTCTGGCATTCATAGTCCGCTTTGGTGACATAGACCACCTGGCACCCGGTCTCGTCAGCATATCGGCGCTGTTCGCTACGACTTCATTCGTTGCCTCCTCCCTCATCTTCGAGAGAAGATTGAAAACCTTCGAGCGCCTCCTTCTGGCTCCAATAAGCTACGGCGAGATAATCCTTGCCAAGGTTCTCGTCGGAACGCTGTTCGGCCTAATGGTGAGCGCCATAACCCTGGCCCTCGTCAAGTACTTCATGGTCTATCCCGTCTGGAGCTGGGGAATTACCTTCCTCGGAATCCTGCTGGCCAACTTCACCTTCTCGGCGATGGGCGTCTACATCTCGCTGGCAGTTAAAAATCCGATAAACGTCATGACGTGGCTCAACGTGATAAGACTCCCCATGATGTTCACGAGCGGCGCCATAGCATCGCTGACGCTCTTTCCTACCTGGTTCATCGCGATAGGCGTGATAACCCCGATGACGTACTCCGTTGAAGCCCTCCGCTACTCGCTCCTCGGCTACTACGACATAGTTCCGCCGCTCTACTCGCTTCCCCTGCTCGTCATCATGGCGCTCGTCTTCATGCTCCTCTCAGTGAGGAGCCTGAGGGGGATGTACTAG